The following coding sequences lie in one Nitratireductor mangrovi genomic window:
- a CDS encoding P-II family nitrogen regulator: protein MKKIEAIIKPFKLDEVKEALQDVGLQGITVTEAKGFGRQKGHTELYRGAEYVVDFLPKVKVEIVLADDSVEAAIEAIRKAAQTGRIGDGKIFVSSVEEVVRIRTGETGVDAI, encoded by the coding sequence ATGAAAAAGATCGAGGCGATCATCAAGCCCTTCAAGCTCGATGAAGTGAAGGAGGCCCTTCAGGACGTAGGCCTGCAGGGGATCACCGTCACCGAAGCGAAGGGGTTCGGCCGACAGAAAGGTCACACCGAGCTCTATCGCGGCGCCGAGTACGTGGTCGACTTTCTGCCCAAGGTGAAGGTCGAGATCGTGCTGGCCGACGATTCCGTCGAGGCAGCGATCGAGGCGATCCGCAAGGCGGCCCAGACCGGCCGCATCGGTGACGGGAAGATCTTCGTGTCAAGCGTCGAGGAAGTCGTCCGCATCCGCACCGGTGAAACCGGCGTCGACGCCATCTAG
- the glnA gene encoding type I glutamate--ammonia ligase — MTTANEILKQIKDNDVKFVDLRFTDPKGKMQHVTMDIAAVDEDMFADGVMFDGSSIAGWKAINESDMVLMPDTETAHMDPFFAQSTMVLVCDILDPISGESYNRDPRGTAKKAEAYVRSEGIGDTVYVGPEAEFFVFDDVKYKADPYNTGFKLDSTELPSNDDAEYETGNLGHRPRVKGGYFPVPPVDSAQDMRSEMLTVMAEMGVVVEKHHHEVGAAQHELGIKFDTLTRNADKLQIYKYVIHQVANAYGKTATFMPKPVYGDNGSGMHVHQSIWKDGKPTFAGNEYAGLSETCLFYIGGIIKHAKAINAFTNPSTNSYKRLVPGFEAPVLLAYSARNRSASCRIPFGSSPKSKRVEVRFPDPAANPYLGFAAMLMAGLDGIKNKIHPGQAMDKDLYDLPAKELKKVPTVCGNLREALTSLDKDRAFLKAGGVFDDDQIDAYIELKMHEVLRYEMTPHPVEFDMYYSV, encoded by the coding sequence ATGACGACAGCGAACGAAATTCTGAAGCAGATCAAGGACAACGACGTCAAATTCGTCGATCTGCGCTTTACCGACCCGAAGGGCAAGATGCAGCATGTGACGATGGACATCGCGGCCGTCGACGAAGACATGTTCGCTGACGGCGTCATGTTCGACGGGTCGTCGATCGCCGGCTGGAAGGCGATCAACGAGTCCGACATGGTCCTGATGCCCGACACAGAGACGGCGCATATGGACCCGTTCTTCGCCCAGTCGACGATGGTGCTGGTCTGCGACATTCTCGACCCGATCTCGGGCGAATCCTATAATCGCGACCCGCGCGGTACCGCCAAGAAGGCCGAAGCCTATGTGCGGTCCGAGGGTATTGGCGACACCGTCTATGTTGGCCCGGAAGCCGAGTTCTTCGTCTTCGACGACGTCAAGTACAAGGCCGATCCGTACAACACCGGCTTCAAGCTCGACTCGACCGAACTGCCGTCGAACGACGACGCCGAGTACGAAACCGGCAATCTCGGCCACCGCCCGCGCGTCAAGGGCGGCTACTTCCCGGTGCCGCCGGTCGATTCGGCCCAGGACATGCGCTCCGAGATGCTGACCGTGATGGCGGAAATGGGCGTCGTGGTCGAAAAGCATCACCACGAGGTGGGCGCGGCCCAGCACGAGCTCGGCATCAAGTTCGACACGCTGACCCGCAATGCCGACAAGCTGCAGATCTACAAGTACGTCATCCACCAGGTGGCAAACGCCTACGGCAAGACGGCGACCTTCATGCCGAAGCCGGTTTATGGCGACAACGGCTCCGGCATGCACGTGCACCAGTCGATCTGGAAGGACGGCAAGCCGACCTTCGCCGGCAACGAGTACGCCGGACTATCGGAGACCTGCCTGTTCTATATTGGCGGAATCATCAAGCACGCCAAGGCGATCAACGCCTTCACCAACCCGTCAACCAACTCCTACAAGAGGCTCGTTCCGGGCTTCGAAGCACCGGTCCTGCTCGCCTACTCGGCACGCAACCGTTCCGCATCCTGCCGCATCCCGTTCGGTTCCTCGCCGAAATCGAAGCGCGTCGAGGTGCGGTTCCCGGACCCGGCAGCCAACCCTTATCTTGGTTTCGCAGCCATGCTGATGGCCGGCCTCGACGGCATCAAGAACAAGATCCACCCGGGCCAGGCCATGGACAAGGATCTCTACGACCTGCCGGCAAAGGAACTGAAGAAGGTACCGACCGTGTGCGGCAATCTGCGCGAGGCGCTGACCAGCCTCGACAAGGACCGCGCCTTCCTCAAGGCCGGCGGTGTTTTCGACGACGACCAGATCGACGCCTATATCGAACTCAAGATGCACGAAGTGCTGCGTTACGAAATGACGCCGCATCCGGTCGAGTTCGACATGTACTACTCGGTCTGA
- a CDS encoding ParB N-terminal domain-containing protein yields the protein MLRIEKIAIDTIYVPVGRRKTLHPDTVRHLAEDILENGMKVPIQVRHDGKRHVLVEGLHRLEAAKWLGESEINAYLVQARKH from the coding sequence ATGCTGAGGATCGAGAAGATCGCCATCGACACGATCTACGTGCCTGTGGGCCGGCGCAAGACGCTGCATCCCGACACTGTCCGCCATCTGGCCGAGGACATTCTCGAGAACGGCATGAAGGTGCCGATCCAGGTCCGCCACGACGGCAAACGCCACGTTCTCGTCGAGGGCCTTCATCGGCTGGAGGCGGCCAAGTGGCTGGGCGAGAGCGAGATCAACGCCTACCTCGTCCAGGCCCGCAAGCACTGA
- a CDS encoding alpha/beta fold hydrolase: protein MLKFLFASTIFAAGLAVAIASSPAKAQEAGPARSGHVAVNGLDYYYEIHGEGEPLLLLHGGLGSTGMFGPVLPALAEGRQVIAVDLHGHGRTALGHRDINLEDQGDDMAVLLKALGHDSVDVLGYSFGGGVGFRLAVQHPHMVRRLAMVSAGFASDGFYAAMREQQVQVSAAMAPMMRETPMYQSYAAVAPHPEDFPKLLDQMGAFMRRDYNYAADAKALEMPVMLVFGDSDMYRPEHIVEFYQLLGGGLRDAGWMRENLPQNRLAIIPNRTHYDIFFAPELVRTVLPFLNGETEVESWEEQLTKAQ from the coding sequence ATGCTGAAGTTCCTTTTCGCATCCACCATCTTTGCTGCCGGCCTCGCGGTGGCCATCGCGTCCAGCCCGGCCAAGGCCCAGGAGGCCGGCCCGGCGCGGAGCGGCCACGTCGCCGTCAATGGGCTCGACTATTATTACGAGATCCACGGCGAAGGCGAGCCGCTGCTCCTTCTGCACGGGGGTCTCGGTTCGACCGGCATGTTCGGACCGGTGCTGCCGGCGCTCGCCGAGGGTCGCCAGGTCATCGCGGTGGATTTGCATGGCCATGGACGGACAGCGCTCGGCCATCGCGACATCAACCTGGAGGATCAGGGCGACGACATGGCCGTTCTGCTCAAGGCGCTCGGTCACGACAGCGTCGACGTGCTGGGCTATTCGTTTGGAGGCGGTGTCGGTTTCCGTCTCGCCGTTCAACACCCTCACATGGTCCGCCGATTGGCCATGGTTTCGGCGGGCTTTGCCTCCGACGGGTTTTATGCGGCGATGCGAGAACAGCAGGTTCAGGTCAGTGCCGCGATGGCGCCGATGATGCGCGAAACCCCCATGTACCAGTCTTACGCCGCCGTCGCGCCGCATCCCGAGGATTTCCCGAAGCTGCTCGACCAGATGGGCGCCTTCATGCGCCGCGACTACAACTATGCAGCCGACGCCAAGGCCCTCGAAATGCCGGTCATGCTGGTCTTCGGCGACAGCGACATGTACCGACCCGAGCATATCGTCGAGTTCTACCAGTTGCTTGGCGGCGGGTTGCGCGACGCAGGCTGGATGCGCGAGAACCTGCCGCAGAACCGGCTTGCCATCATCCCCAACCGGACGCACTACGACATCTTCTTCGCGCCCGAACTCGTCCGAACGGTGCTGCCATTCCTGAATGGCGAGACCGAGGTTGAGAGCTGGGAGGAGCAACTGACGAAGGCGCAATAG
- the yghU gene encoding glutathione-dependent disulfide-bond oxidoreductase — protein sequence MSDTAYTPPKVWTWDKESGGAFASINRPIAGPTHDKELPVGKHPLQLYSLATPNGVKVTVMLEELLEAGHKGAEYDAWLIRINDGDQFGSGFVDINPNSKIPALMDRSGSEPVRLFESASILFYLAEKFGVFLPSEQPARAETMNWLFWQMGSAPYLGGGFGHFYAYAPEKWEYPINRFAMEVKRQLDVLDRRLGEVEYLAGDQYTIADMAVWPWYGGLVKGWAYSAGEFLSVHEYKNVNRWADQLHARPAVKRGRMVNRVSGDPADQLHERHDASDFETRTQDKVAAE from the coding sequence ATGTCCGATACCGCCTACACCCCGCCCAAGGTCTGGACCTGGGACAAGGAAAGCGGCGGCGCCTTCGCCTCGATCAACCGGCCGATCGCCGGCCCCACGCATGACAAGGAACTGCCGGTCGGCAAGCACCCGCTGCAGCTCTATTCGCTCGCCACGCCCAACGGGGTGAAGGTGACCGTGATGCTGGAGGAGCTTCTGGAAGCCGGCCACAAGGGCGCCGAATACGACGCCTGGCTGATCCGCATCAATGATGGCGACCAGTTCGGTTCCGGCTTCGTCGACATCAACCCGAACTCCAAGATCCCGGCGCTGATGGACCGCAGCGGGTCCGAACCGGTGCGCCTGTTCGAGTCGGCCTCGATCCTGTTCTATCTCGCCGAAAAGTTCGGCGTCTTCCTGCCGAGCGAGCAGCCGGCGCGCGCCGAGACCATGAACTGGCTGTTCTGGCAGATGGGCTCCGCGCCCTATCTCGGCGGCGGCTTCGGCCATTTCTACGCCTATGCGCCGGAGAAGTGGGAATACCCGATCAACCGCTTCGCCATGGAGGTCAAGCGCCAGCTCGACGTGCTCGACCGCCGCCTGGGCGAGGTCGAATATCTGGCCGGCGACCAGTACACGATCGCCGACATGGCGGTCTGGCCGTGGTATGGCGGCCTCGTGAAGGGCTGGGCCTACAGCGCCGGCGAGTTCCTCTCGGTGCATGAATACAAGAACGTCAACCGCTGGGCCGACCAGCTCCATGCCCGCCCCGCCGTCAAGCGCGGGCGCATGGTCAACCGCGTTTCCGGCGATCCGGCCGACCAGCTGCACGAGCGCCACGACGCCTCCGATTTCGAGACGAGGACGCAGGACAAGGTGGCGGCGGAGTAG
- a CDS encoding AraC family transcriptional regulator: protein MIHPDSRIHPDLSLAEADDYPAAILAYAGTVAKHTHYGRHRHRRAQLFHIVSGAVTVDTDRGSFIVPPERAVWIPSDVSHGVTYLQDCAQRFLFFRPEAVAHLPQVPAVIRLSPLLRELILAFMAHARDAPEDGPAGRLAAVILDQLVTEEVAPLHLPMPREDRIRSAVDGLVDEPGRRDGLAAVAARAALSARSFERHFQAETGMSFRAWRRQARLMKAVELLSLGIPVGEIADRLGYEGTSAFIAGFRRAFGVTPGRYFARDE, encoded by the coding sequence GTGATCCACCCGGACAGCCGCATCCACCCCGACCTGTCGCTCGCCGAGGCCGACGACTACCCGGCGGCGATCCTCGCCTATGCGGGCACAGTGGCGAAGCACACGCATTACGGCAGGCACCGCCACCGCCGGGCGCAGCTTTTCCACATCGTTTCGGGCGCCGTAACGGTGGACACGGATCGCGGCAGCTTCATCGTGCCGCCGGAACGCGCGGTGTGGATTCCATCGGACGTCAGCCACGGGGTGACCTATCTGCAGGACTGCGCGCAGCGCTTCCTGTTTTTCCGGCCGGAGGCGGTCGCGCATCTTCCGCAGGTGCCGGCGGTGATCCGCCTGTCGCCGCTGTTGCGCGAGCTGATCCTCGCCTTCATGGCTCATGCCCGCGACGCGCCCGAAGACGGCCCGGCCGGACGGCTGGCAGCCGTCATCCTCGACCAGCTCGTCACCGAGGAAGTCGCGCCGCTGCATCTGCCGATGCCGCGCGAGGACCGAATTCGCAGTGCGGTCGACGGCCTGGTGGACGAGCCCGGACGGCGCGACGGGCTGGCCGCGGTCGCGGCGCGCGCGGCATTGTCGGCGCGTTCCTTCGAGCGGCACTTCCAGGCCGAGACCGGGATGAGCTTTCGCGCCTGGCGGCGGCAGGCGCGGCTGATGAAGGCCGTCGAACTGCTCTCGCTCGGCATCCCGGTCGGCGAGATCGCCGACCGGCTTGGCTATGAGGGCACAAGCGCCTTCATCGCCGGTTTCCGGCGCGCCTTCGGCGTCACGCCGGGGCGCTATTTCGCCCGCGACGAGTGA
- a CDS encoding glycoside hydrolase family 25 protein, with translation MRSPLSPALLVVLFGLAGCSTSATVDALDISPETTSSVARPAAPIPEGDGSEVAEGDGAGIAALAEPDQVTAEAAATVALVTPERPMRATGRHKVVKAAFRDAHPINFGPRKPQHHAVHGVDVSRWQGNIDWEKLRSQGANFAYIKATDGTDHLDEKFRKNWNAAAKAGLKRGAYHFFYWCSFASAQADWFIRNVPKERGALPPVLDVEWNHHSKCRKRPSPAFVREKMQVFLDRLEKHYGQRPVIYATPDFYERNLKGYFKDYPFWLRAVAEHPSKVYPGREWVFWQYSGSGLSHGVSGRIDLNVFHGDPGEWQRWLERTAG, from the coding sequence ATGCGTTCTCCCCTTTCTCCCGCCCTCCTGGTGGTTCTGTTCGGCCTTGCCGGCTGCTCGACCAGCGCCACTGTCGATGCCCTCGACATTTCTCCCGAGACGACGAGTTCGGTCGCACGGCCGGCCGCGCCGATTCCGGAAGGCGATGGCAGCGAGGTCGCCGAAGGCGATGGTGCCGGCATTGCCGCGCTGGCCGAGCCGGACCAGGTGACCGCGGAGGCGGCCGCCACTGTCGCCCTTGTCACGCCGGAGCGACCGATGCGCGCGACCGGCCGCCACAAGGTGGTCAAGGCCGCGTTCCGCGACGCCCACCCGATCAATTTCGGGCCTCGCAAGCCACAGCATCATGCCGTCCACGGTGTCGACGTGTCGCGCTGGCAGGGCAATATCGACTGGGAAAAGCTGCGCAGCCAGGGCGCCAACTTCGCCTACATCAAGGCGACCGACGGCACCGATCACCTCGATGAAAAGTTCCGCAAGAACTGGAACGCCGCAGCCAAGGCGGGGCTGAAGCGCGGCGCCTACCACTTCTTCTACTGGTGTTCCTTTGCCAGTGCCCAGGCCGACTGGTTCATTCGCAACGTGCCCAAGGAAAGGGGTGCGTTGCCGCCGGTGCTCGACGTCGAATGGAACCATCATTCTAAATGCCGCAAGCGCCCGTCGCCGGCCTTCGTGCGCGAGAAGATGCAGGTCTTCCTCGACCGGCTCGAAAAGCACTATGGCCAGCGCCCGGTCATTTACGCGACACCGGACTTCTACGAGCGCAATCTGAAGGGCTACTTCAAGGACTACCCGTTCTGGCTGCGCGCCGTGGCCGAACATCCCTCGAAGGTCTATCCGGGCCGCGAATGGGTGTTCTGGCAATATTCCGGCTCGGGCCTTTCGCATGGGGTGTCGGGACGCATCGACCTCAACGTCTTTCATGGCGATCCCGGCGAATGGCAGCGCTGGCTCGAGCGCACGGCGGGCTGA
- a CDS encoding NAD(P)H-hydrate dehydratase: MDELLTPAEMSEADRLAIAGGPSNGYGLMCRAGAAIAAAILARYPASRHFHVLCGPGNNGGDGLVVARLLADAGCPVTAYQDDSPRPGTDAAMALAALELRTRPLEVFYAGGDDLVVDAMFGAGLTRPLQGNFARAVERANASGAAVLAVDLPSGLSGDSGQVLGGIAIRADMTVTFFRRKPGHLLLPGRSLCGETVVADIGIADEALTTIGPKLWQNNPRLWQMHLPRPTENGHKYSRGHVASFSGGPSATGAARLAAMAAARAGAGAVTVVSPGSAMSVNAAHLTAIMLRRADRVDELADFVNSRKVAGAVIGPGFGVGEHCRNFVSALNRLRGEEVLGLVLDADALTSFEEEPEALFALLAKGTSSVQPAVLTPHEGEFGRLFPDLAGAMRSKVERAREAASRCTSVVILKGPDTVVASPDDRAVINAHASPYLATAGSGDVLAGLVAGFLAQGMPSFEAACAAVWIHGDCSLRFGPGLTADDLPGLIPTTLRQLVGT, translated from the coding sequence ATGGATGAATTGCTCACGCCTGCCGAGATGAGCGAGGCGGACCGTCTTGCGATAGCGGGCGGACCATCCAACGGGTACGGGCTCATGTGCCGCGCCGGAGCGGCCATCGCCGCGGCCATCCTTGCGCGTTACCCGGCGTCGAGGCATTTCCACGTCCTTTGCGGCCCCGGCAACAATGGCGGCGACGGGTTGGTCGTGGCGCGGCTGCTGGCCGATGCCGGCTGCCCGGTCACGGCCTATCAGGACGACAGCCCACGGCCCGGCACGGATGCCGCGATGGCGCTTGCCGCGCTGGAACTCAGGACGCGCCCGCTTGAGGTTTTCTACGCCGGCGGCGATGACCTCGTCGTTGACGCCATGTTCGGCGCAGGCCTGACGCGCCCGCTGCAGGGCAATTTTGCTCGGGCGGTCGAACGCGCAAACGCCTCTGGGGCGGCCGTGCTTGCCGTCGATCTGCCGTCAGGGCTCTCCGGGGACAGCGGACAGGTACTTGGCGGGATCGCGATACGCGCCGACATGACGGTGACCTTCTTCCGCCGCAAGCCCGGTCATCTGCTCTTGCCGGGTCGTTCGCTGTGTGGCGAGACCGTGGTCGCCGACATTGGCATTGCGGACGAGGCGTTGACCACCATCGGCCCGAAGCTTTGGCAGAACAATCCGCGTCTCTGGCAGATGCACCTGCCCAGGCCGACGGAAAACGGTCACAAATACAGCCGCGGCCATGTCGCTTCGTTTTCCGGTGGGCCGTCGGCCACCGGTGCCGCGCGGCTTGCCGCCATGGCCGCTGCGCGCGCCGGGGCAGGGGCTGTCACCGTGGTTTCGCCCGGCAGCGCCATGTCGGTCAATGCCGCGCATCTGACAGCGATCATGCTGCGCCGCGCCGACAGAGTCGACGAACTCGCCGATTTCGTTAACTCGCGCAAGGTTGCCGGCGCCGTGATCGGGCCGGGTTTTGGCGTCGGAGAACACTGCCGCAACTTTGTGAGCGCTCTCAACCGCCTGCGAGGCGAGGAAGTGCTGGGGCTTGTGCTCGATGCCGACGCGTTGACGTCCTTCGAGGAAGAACCCGAGGCGCTCTTTGCTCTGCTCGCCAAGGGGACGAGTTCGGTCCAGCCGGCGGTGCTCACACCACATGAAGGCGAATTTGGCCGGCTGTTCCCGGACCTTGCCGGCGCTATGCGCTCCAAGGTCGAGCGGGCGCGCGAAGCGGCATCGCGCTGCACTTCCGTGGTGATCCTGAAGGGTCCGGACACGGTCGTCGCCTCACCCGACGACCGCGCCGTGATCAACGCGCACGCGAGCCCCTACCTTGCAACCGCCGGTTCCGGTGACGTGCTGGCCGGGCTCGTGGCCGGCTTCCTGGCACAAGGGATGCCGTCCTTCGAAGCTGCCTGTGCGGCCGTATGGATCCATGGCGATTGCTCCCTTCGGTTCGGGCCGGGGCTGACTGCCGACGACTTGCCCGGCCTGATACCCACGACTTTGCGCCAACTCGTCGGCACCTAG
- a CDS encoding DUF4212 domain-containing protein — translation MSGEHAQLSEEARDRYWSKTRSLTILVLALWFFFAFVIPWFVGSLNNATFLGFPLGYYMIAQGSLIAFVVLIFFQNWRQDQIDEEFGVSDE, via the coding sequence ATGTCCGGTGAACACGCTCAACTGAGCGAGGAAGCCCGGGATCGCTATTGGTCGAAGACCAGAAGCCTCACCATCTTGGTGCTGGCGTTATGGTTCTTCTTCGCATTCGTGATCCCGTGGTTCGTCGGCTCACTCAACAATGCTACTTTCCTCGGGTTCCCGCTAGGCTACTACATGATCGCCCAGGGTTCCCTGATCGCCTTCGTGGTCCTGATATTCTTCCAGAACTGGCGGCAAGACCAGATCGACGAAGAATTCGGCGTCAGCGATGAATAG
- a CDS encoding sodium:solute symporter family protein produces MALIKGNFIDNIGRVYGIYTGGFIAFIILMAILEQMGVGADTIGILFVAFTIAIYALIGWLSRTMEVDAYYVAGRQVPAVYNGMATAADWMSGASFVALAGGVYFGGYGYMAFIIGWTGGYVLVNSLMAPYLRKFGCYTVPDFIGTRYGGNLARLCAVIVLVVASFTYVTAQINATGTIAARALHIPFEVGVWFGLLGILLCSMLGGMRAVTWTQVAQYIVLIIAYLVPVIWMSNTQGFGIIPHFSYGGAASRMAELEALYTLSPPAEAVPGLSVLTTPHTGPVGDLAEWKFVTLALCMMAGTASLPHILMRYFTTPSVRSARKSVAWSLLFIFLLYFTAPALATLTKLQLLDPNLPTAIIGKSIEEVQNLAWIQNWSSVGFLAVVDQNGDGILQLNEFFMRPDIVVLATPEIAGLPYVISGLVAAGGMAAAMSTADGLLLAIANALSHDLYYKIIDPKADTAVRLVVARVLLVIIGAAAALIASLQLTGILGAVAWAFCFACSGLFFPLVLGVWWKRANMPGAVAGMIFGFVAGSAYLYYVYTGGTPWMGIDHLRFGIVGMAVSLVAMVAVTLMTAEPDEETKRMVDETRVPTGPAILAAKH; encoded by the coding sequence ATGGCACTGATCAAAGGGAATTTCATCGACAATATCGGCCGCGTCTACGGCATCTACACCGGCGGCTTCATCGCCTTCATCATCCTGATGGCGATCCTTGAGCAGATGGGCGTCGGAGCCGACACGATCGGCATCCTGTTCGTCGCCTTCACCATCGCGATCTACGCCCTGATCGGCTGGCTGTCGCGAACCATGGAGGTCGACGCCTATTATGTCGCTGGGCGCCAGGTTCCGGCGGTCTACAACGGCATGGCAACGGCGGCTGACTGGATGTCAGGCGCATCGTTCGTCGCGCTTGCGGGTGGCGTCTATTTCGGCGGCTACGGCTACATGGCCTTCATCATCGGCTGGACCGGCGGCTATGTGCTGGTCAACTCGCTGATGGCGCCGTACCTGCGCAAGTTCGGCTGCTACACAGTGCCGGACTTCATCGGAACGCGCTACGGCGGCAACCTGGCCCGACTTTGCGCGGTGATCGTGCTCGTCGTCGCATCGTTCACCTATGTGACGGCACAGATCAACGCGACCGGGACGATCGCGGCCCGCGCGCTCCATATCCCGTTCGAGGTCGGCGTCTGGTTCGGCCTGCTCGGCATCCTGCTGTGCTCGATGCTGGGCGGCATGCGGGCGGTGACCTGGACACAGGTGGCGCAATACATCGTGCTGATCATCGCCTATCTGGTTCCGGTGATCTGGATGTCGAACACGCAAGGCTTCGGCATCATTCCGCACTTCAGCTATGGCGGGGCAGCCTCGCGCATGGCCGAACTGGAAGCGCTCTACACGCTGAGCCCGCCCGCAGAAGCGGTGCCGGGTCTTTCCGTGCTGACGACCCCGCATACGGGGCCCGTCGGAGATCTCGCCGAGTGGAAATTCGTGACGCTGGCGCTTTGCATGATGGCCGGCACCGCATCGCTGCCGCACATCCTCATGCGCTACTTCACGACCCCGTCGGTGCGCTCTGCGCGCAAGTCGGTGGCCTGGTCGCTGCTCTTCATCTTCCTGCTCTACTTCACGGCGCCGGCCCTTGCCACGCTGACGAAGCTGCAGCTGCTCGATCCGAACCTGCCGACGGCCATCATCGGCAAGTCGATCGAGGAAGTGCAGAACCTGGCGTGGATCCAGAACTGGTCAAGCGTCGGCTTCCTGGCGGTGGTCGACCAGAACGGCGACGGCATCCTGCAATTGAACGAGTTCTTCATGCGGCCCGACATCGTCGTGCTGGCGACTCCGGAAATTGCCGGCCTGCCCTACGTGATCTCCGGCCTCGTCGCGGCTGGCGGTATGGCGGCTGCCATGTCGACCGCCGACGGCCTGTTGCTGGCGATCGCCAACGCGCTCAGCCACGATCTGTACTACAAGATCATCGACCCGAAGGCGGACACAGCCGTGCGGCTCGTCGTGGCCCGCGTGCTCCTGGTCATCATCGGTGCGGCGGCCGCGTTGATCGCGTCCCTGCAGCTTACCGGCATTCTGGGGGCCGTGGCCTGGGCGTTCTGCTTCGCCTGCTCCGGCCTGTTCTTCCCGCTGGTACTCGGAGTGTGGTGGAAACGTGCCAACATGCCCGGCGCTGTCGCCGGCATGATCTTCGGTTTCGTCGCCGGTTCGGCGTATCTCTACTACGTCTACACCGGTGGCACGCCGTGGATGGGCATCGACCACTTGCGCTTCGGCATCGTCGGCATGGCCGTGAGCCTGGTGGCGATGGTTGCCGTCACGCTGATGACGGCCGAGCCGGACGAGGAGACCAAGCGCATGGTCGACGAGACCCGGGTGCCGACCGGCCCGGCAATCCTGGCGGCCAAGCACTAG
- a CDS encoding DUF1127 domain-containing protein, whose translation MTLHFTGPFPYRPTAPQPAARAASFWRAAGAWLDRRRQFRRSVAGLSSLDDRLLADLGISRDEVRRVAGRGRLPGWE comes from the coding sequence ATGACCCTGCACTTTACCGGCCCATTTCCTTATCGCCCGACGGCGCCCCAGCCGGCGGCGCGGGCGGCTTCATTCTGGCGCGCGGCCGGCGCATGGCTCGACCGCCGCCGGCAGTTTCGGCGAAGCGTGGCGGGGCTGTCGTCGCTCGACGACCGGTTGCTTGCCGATCTCGGCATAAGCCGCGACGAGGTCCGGCGCGTGGCTGGACGCGGGCGGTTGCCTGGATGGGAATAG